In Deinococcus sp. KNUC1210, a single genomic region encodes these proteins:
- a CDS encoding 6-carboxytetrahydropterin synthase, with protein sequence MPWTLTTEFTFDSAHVIVGYDGPCGRLHGHTYKVRMQLSTDRLRPSAHVKRAIMVADFKTLKWAKKDLEQGGLDHAYLNDVAELGDDTTAEVIAAYLHRKTMQRVRADLPTGDDGADLKLRVTLWETPDSSCEYWE encoded by the coding sequence GTGCCCTGGACGTTAACAACTGAATTCACCTTCGATTCGGCGCACGTGATCGTGGGCTACGACGGCCCGTGTGGTCGGCTGCACGGGCACACCTACAAAGTCCGGATGCAGCTGTCCACCGACCGCCTGCGCCCCAGTGCCCACGTCAAACGCGCCATCATGGTCGCCGATTTCAAGACCCTCAAGTGGGCCAAAAAGGATCTCGAGCAGGGCGGTCTGGACCACGCCTACCTTAACGATGTGGCCGAACTGGGCGACGACACCACCGCCGAAGTCATCGCCGCGTATCTGCACCGCAAGACCATGCAGCGGGTCCGCGCCGATCTGCCCACCGGGGACGACGGCGCTGATCTGAAGCTGCGCGTCACGCTCTGGGAAACGCCGGACAGCAGCTGCGAGTACTGGGAGTGA
- a CDS encoding 7-carboxy-7-deazaguanine synthase QueE, translating into MSRALKYPVYERFYTWQGEGVHLGAAAYFIRLYGCPQACPWCDSAGTWHHDYRPAGVTLLSADELAAVVAQDSPPGAFVVITGGEPILFDLGPLVEALHVLGRRVHLETSGIAELRGALDWVTLSPKPFGTWPTPEVVARADEVKIIVHDAADIQAGLDTLSGLRADAVIWLHPEWSKARERDAGVLNAITDAVKGNPRLRAGYQMHKLYRADELDAHSDKRLIPLGGNKELGY; encoded by the coding sequence GTGAGCCGAGCCCTCAAATACCCGGTGTACGAGCGCTTCTACACCTGGCAGGGCGAGGGGGTGCATCTGGGCGCCGCCGCGTACTTCATCCGGCTGTATGGCTGCCCCCAGGCCTGCCCGTGGTGCGACAGTGCGGGCACGTGGCACCACGACTACCGTCCGGCAGGCGTCACGCTGCTGTCGGCAGACGAACTGGCCGCCGTGGTGGCGCAGGACAGTCCGCCCGGAGCCTTCGTGGTCATCACCGGGGGCGAGCCGATTCTGTTCGATCTGGGGCCGCTGGTGGAGGCGCTGCACGTTCTGGGTCGCCGGGTGCACCTCGAAACGAGCGGCATCGCCGAACTGCGGGGGGCACTGGACTGGGTCACGCTCAGCCCGAAACCCTTCGGTACCTGGCCGACCCCCGAGGTGGTGGCCCGCGCCGACGAGGTCAAGATCATCGTGCATGACGCGGCCGACATCCAGGCCGGGCTGGACACGCTGTCGGGCCTGCGAGCAGACGCGGTGATCTGGCTGCATCCGGAATGGAGCAAAGCCCGTGAACGCGACGCCGGGGTACTCAATGCCATCACCGACGCGGTAAAGGGAAATCCACGTCTGCGGGCGGGCTATCAGATGCACAAGCTCTACCGCGCCGACGAACTCGACGCCCACAGCGACAAGCGGCTGATTCCGCTCGGCGGCAACAAGGAACTGGGATACTGA
- the queC gene encoding 7-cyano-7-deazaguanine synthase QueC → MTNTHKRAVVLLSGGLDSSTTLAMAIRDGYTCTALSFRYGQRHTIELERAAQIAQHFGAAHRVIDINIGSFGGSALTDDAMTVPTGGTEDGVIPSTYVPGRNTVFIAVGLSLAEAIDAERIYLGINAVDYSGYPDCRPEYLAAFQTLADLATKAGLEGHGAKLTAPLVSMTKTDIVNTALELGVPIALTWSCYQGGEEPCGVCDSCRIRDRALIDAGHPELATGVVL, encoded by the coding sequence ATGACGAACACACACAAACGGGCCGTGGTGCTGCTGTCGGGTGGGCTGGATTCCAGCACGACCCTGGCGATGGCGATCCGGGACGGCTACACCTGCACCGCCCTGTCGTTCCGGTATGGGCAGCGGCATACCATCGAACTGGAGCGGGCCGCGCAGATCGCCCAGCATTTCGGCGCGGCGCACCGGGTCATCGACATCAACATCGGCAGCTTTGGCGGCAGTGCCCTGACCGATGACGCCATGACCGTACCGACGGGCGGTACCGAAGACGGCGTGATTCCCTCGACGTATGTGCCGGGGCGCAACACCGTGTTCATTGCGGTGGGGCTGAGTCTGGCGGAAGCGATTGACGCCGAGCGCATCTACCTGGGCATCAATGCGGTGGATTACAGCGGCTACCCGGATTGCCGCCCGGAGTATCTGGCGGCCTTTCAGACGCTGGCGGATCTGGCGACCAAGGCGGGGCTGGAAGGGCACGGGGCCAAACTCACCGCGCCACTGGTGAGCATGACCAAGACCGATATCGTGAACACGGCACTGGAACTGGGCGTGCCGATTGCGCTGACCTGGAGCTGCTACCAGGGCGGCGAGGAACCCTGCGGCGTGTGCGACTCCTGCCGCATCCGTGACCGGGCACTCATCGACGCCGGACATCCCGAACTCGCGACAGGTGTGGTGCTCTAA
- a CDS encoding metallophosphoesterase — MELYDPRPTVAIPDLNGKYERFLLALEHAPPAEHFLVFLGDMIDDGPGVRQILQHLRQIHAEHGLQVLAGNHEELMINALCGLPGERHPIDPTPRDTPEWQRWLRNGGRATLGSYNSKQELISDVQWLMQHSKRWFIRRRWLYSHATRPHPAQQPISPEQRTSAGADLLLWDRPTSTANLYELREDLIGSVHGHTPRPQPDRLLGPDRKPAWFIDLGKHARDIAIHHSETGAHVLKAPPLVQESRPQPTAQVRFSTLFRKKAT; from the coding sequence ATGGAGCTGTACGATCCCAGACCCACCGTCGCCATCCCAGATCTGAATGGCAAGTACGAACGCTTCCTGCTGGCGCTGGAACATGCCCCGCCCGCCGAGCATTTTCTGGTGTTTCTGGGCGACATGATCGACGATGGTCCCGGCGTTCGGCAGATTCTTCAGCATCTGCGGCAGATTCACGCCGAACACGGCTTACAGGTATTGGCGGGCAATCACGAAGAGCTGATGATCAATGCGCTGTGCGGTCTGCCCGGCGAACGGCATCCCATCGACCCCACGCCGCGCGATACCCCGGAGTGGCAGCGCTGGCTGAGAAACGGTGGCCGGGCAACCCTGGGCAGTTACAACAGCAAGCAGGAACTGATCAGCGATGTCCAGTGGCTCATGCAGCACAGCAAACGCTGGTTTATCCGTCGGAGGTGGCTGTACAGCCATGCCACCCGGCCTCATCCGGCCCAGCAGCCGATCAGTCCTGAGCAGCGCACCTCGGCGGGAGCGGACCTGCTGCTGTGGGATCGCCCCACCAGCACCGCCAACCTGTACGAACTGCGTGAAGACCTGATCGGCTCGGTGCACGGGCATACGCCCCGCCCCCAGCCTGACCGCCTGCTGGGACCCGACCGAAAGCCCGCGTGGTTTATCGATCTGGGCAAACACGCCCGCGACATCGCCATTCACCACAGCGAGACCGGCGCACACGTGTTGAAAGCACCTCCATTGGTCCAGGAGAGCCGCCCCCAGCCGACTGCTCAGGTCCGGTTCTCCACGCTGTTCAGGAAGAAAGCGACCTGA
- a CDS encoding potassium/proton antiporter, with amino-acid sequence MLPSTDATTIALLVSGVLLLLSLFASKLGGRLGLPGLLLFLVIGMLAGSDGPGGIRFDNYELTQFVGTVALVFILFNGGLETSWRTTRPVLWSGISLATLGVVLTLGIVGAAAHYILGVPWVLALLLGTIVAPTDASAVFSVLKERALGLKGQIRPLLEFESGINDPTAVALVLGLTELATHPDLPLLSIAGGFAQELILGAGIGFAFGRLGVWLLNRVNLPLDGLYYVFTVALVAVIYGLTALFHGSGFLAVYVAAVVLGNSDFIHKRTLRLFHEGLSYLFEVVMFLLLGLLVFPTQLLSVALPALLVSLVLIVVARPAAVFLGLSTTRMPVAHKAMVAWVGLRGAVPIILATFPLLAKVEGAHTLFNVAFFVVLVSILIQGTSLPLVARLLDVKVPLDQHQTMPLEYTPTGAGKNDLVELILPAHSPVVGQRIVDLHLPAEALIVLLRRGDEYLIPRGNTKLYAGDVLQMLGSKAFLDEVRARTAAEDA; translated from the coding sequence ATGCTCCCAAGTACCGACGCCACGACCATCGCCCTTCTCGTCAGCGGTGTGCTGCTGCTGCTCAGCCTGTTTGCCAGCAAACTCGGCGGACGTCTGGGGTTGCCCGGCCTGCTGCTGTTTCTGGTCATCGGCATGCTGGCTGGCAGTGACGGCCCCGGCGGCATCCGGTTCGACAACTACGAGCTGACTCAGTTTGTCGGCACGGTCGCCCTGGTGTTCATCCTCTTCAATGGTGGACTGGAAACGAGCTGGCGCACCACTCGCCCGGTGCTCTGGTCTGGGATCTCGCTGGCGACCCTGGGTGTGGTGCTGACGCTCGGAATCGTGGGAGCCGCCGCGCATTACATCCTGGGTGTGCCCTGGGTGCTCGCGCTGCTGCTCGGCACAATCGTGGCTCCGACCGATGCATCGGCGGTCTTTTCGGTGCTCAAAGAACGTGCGCTGGGCCTGAAGGGACAGATCCGGCCCCTGCTCGAATTCGAATCGGGCATCAACGATCCGACCGCTGTCGCCCTGGTGCTGGGACTGACCGAACTCGCCACCCACCCGGACCTGCCGCTGCTGTCCATCGCGGGCGGGTTCGCCCAGGAACTGATTCTCGGTGCTGGCATCGGCTTTGCCTTCGGGCGGCTCGGCGTCTGGCTGCTCAACCGCGTGAATCTTCCGCTCGACGGGCTGTATTACGTCTTCACGGTGGCGCTGGTCGCGGTGATCTACGGTCTCACGGCGCTTTTTCACGGCAGCGGGTTTCTGGCGGTGTACGTGGCTGCCGTGGTGCTGGGCAACAGCGATTTTATCCACAAGCGCACGCTCCGCCTGTTCCACGAGGGCCTGTCCTACCTGTTCGAGGTGGTGATGTTCCTGCTGCTGGGCCTGCTCGTCTTCCCCACTCAGCTGCTCAGCGTGGCGCTTCCCGCGCTGCTGGTCTCACTGGTGCTGATTGTCGTTGCACGCCCGGCGGCGGTCTTTCTCGGACTGTCGACCACGCGCATGCCGGTGGCTCACAAAGCGATGGTGGCCTGGGTCGGACTGCGGGGAGCCGTCCCGATCATTCTGGCGACGTTTCCGCTGCTGGCGAAGGTGGAGGGAGCCCATACGCTCTTCAACGTGGCGTTTTTCGTGGTGCTCGTCTCGATTCTGATTCAGGGCACGTCGCTGCCGCTGGTGGCGCGTCTGCTGGATGTGAAGGTGCCGCTCGACCAGCACCAGACCATGCCGCTGGAATATACCCCGACGGGTGCGGGCAAAAACGATCTGGTCGAACTGATCCTGCCCGCGCATTCTCCGGTGGTCGGACAGCGCATCGTCGATCTGCACCTGCCCGCCGAAGCGCTGATCGTGCTGCTGCGGCGTGGAGACGAATATCTGATTCCCCGTGGCAATACCAAGCTGTACGCGGGCGACGTCCTCCAGATGCTCGGCAGCAAAGCCTTTCTCGATGAGGTACGCGCCCGGACGGCGGCCGAGGATGCCTGA
- a CDS encoding transporter substrate-binding domain-containing protein yields MQRFKQLALALLIASSSAAAVSPATVTKGVLTIGQEGTYPPFSYKDAQGNLTGFDVDIAKAVAAKLGLKPQFVLTEWSGILAGLQVDKYDVIINQVGITAERQKNIGFSAPYAFSSPQIIVRKTGGGAYQTLSDLKGKRVGVGLGSNFEQQLRAAGGINVVTYPGAPEYLADLAAGRLDAAYNDRLLVGYLIKSQNLPIKGAGIIGQPEPVGIALKKSNTSLKAAIDKALLQMKADGTYAKISRQWFGQDVSKP; encoded by the coding sequence ATGCAACGATTCAAACAACTCGCGCTCGCCTTGCTGATCGCCAGTTCCAGCGCCGCCGCCGTCTCGCCTGCCACTGTCACCAAAGGAGTCCTCACCATCGGGCAGGAGGGCACCTACCCGCCGTTCTCGTACAAGGATGCCCAGGGCAACCTGACGGGCTTCGACGTGGACATCGCCAAGGCGGTCGCCGCCAAACTCGGCCTCAAGCCTCAGTTTGTCCTGACGGAGTGGAGCGGCATCCTGGCCGGGCTTCAGGTCGATAAATACGACGTGATCATCAATCAGGTCGGTATCACGGCAGAGCGTCAGAAGAATATCGGCTTCAGTGCGCCCTACGCCTTCAGCAGCCCGCAGATCATCGTTCGCAAGACGGGCGGCGGCGCGTACCAGACGCTCAGCGACCTGAAAGGGAAGCGCGTCGGCGTGGGCCTGGGCAGCAACTTCGAGCAGCAGCTGCGGGCGGCAGGCGGCATCAACGTCGTGACGTACCCCGGCGCACCCGAATATCTGGCCGATCTGGCAGCCGGGCGTCTGGACGCGGCGTACAACGACCGCCTGCTCGTCGGCTACCTGATCAAATCCCAGAATCTGCCGATCAAGGGCGCAGGTATCATCGGTCAGCCGGAGCCGGTCGGCATCGCGCTGAAAAAGTCGAACACCAGCCTCAAGGCGGCCATCGACAAGGCGCTGCTGCAGATGAAGGCCGACGGCACCTATGCCAAGATCAGCCGTCAGTGGTTCGGCCAGGATGTCAGCAAGCCCTGA
- a CDS encoding carbon-nitrogen hydrolase family protein, which produces MARVLPIAVVQDAPFPLTAPLSDFTASVESLLGSFPQTRLIVYPELHLFGGAAGKSELNASAEPLDGPRLQTLAQLAGDLGVWLVPGSVCERGPAGQLFNTAVALSPEGKLAATYRKLFPWRPYEPFDPGEAFVTFDLPDIGRAGFSICYDAWFPEVTRHLAWMGAQVVLNVVKTTTCDRAQEVILARANAIVNQVFVVSVNAAGPVGTGQSLIVDPEGLVRASASGANVTVLTDVLDLGHGERARTYGTAGLTRPWSQFQPGDTPIRLPLYGGEMSPERWNPDRND; this is translated from the coding sequence ATGGCTAGAGTGTTGCCCATCGCGGTGGTGCAGGACGCGCCGTTTCCGCTCACTGCGCCGCTGAGCGACTTCACGGCCTCGGTCGAGTCGCTGCTCGGCTCGTTTCCCCAGACCCGGCTGATCGTCTACCCCGAACTGCACCTCTTCGGCGGCGCGGCGGGCAAGAGCGAACTGAACGCGAGTGCCGAACCGCTGGACGGGCCACGCCTTCAGACGCTGGCGCAACTGGCGGGCGACCTGGGGGTCTGGCTGGTTCCCGGCAGCGTGTGCGAGCGCGGCCCCGCCGGGCAACTCTTCAATACGGCGGTGGCGCTCTCGCCGGAAGGAAAGCTGGCCGCCACCTACCGCAAACTCTTTCCCTGGCGGCCCTATGAACCCTTCGACCCCGGCGAGGCGTTCGTGACCTTCGATCTGCCGGACATCGGGCGAGCGGGCTTTTCCATCTGCTACGACGCCTGGTTTCCCGAAGTCACCCGGCATCTGGCCTGGATGGGCGCACAGGTCGTGCTGAACGTGGTCAAGACGACGACGTGTGACCGCGCTCAGGAAGTGATCCTGGCACGGGCAAACGCCATCGTCAATCAGGTCTTCGTGGTCAGCGTGAACGCGGCGGGGCCAGTCGGCACGGGCCAGAGCCTGATCGTGGACCCGGAGGGACTGGTGCGGGCCTCGGCCAGTGGCGCGAACGTCACGGTGCTGACCGATGTGCTCGACCTCGGGCATGGAGAACGTGCTCGCACCTACGGCACGGCGGGCCTGACACGGCCCTGGAGCCAGTTCCAGCCCGGCGACACCCCGATCAGGCTGCCGCTCTACGGCGGAGAAATGTCACCGGAACGCTGGAATCCGGACCGAAACGATTGA
- the hisD gene encoding histidinol dehydrogenase codes for MEYFKKAPPQPAAVNQEIQDTVSRIISDVEKEGVDAVRRYSEKFDGFAPAELRLSEADIQAQLSGLDERVTSAIDFSIAQVKHFAELQRRTLTDFEEETLPGVTIGQKQIPVNAVGSYIPGGRYPILASAVMTIGVPKVAGVKRIVACAPIQRGTGKVNALQLYGMVKSGADEIYAIGGAQAMAAMAFGLDGAPPLEAVDMIVGAGNAYVAEAKRQLFGVVGIDLLAGPTEICILADESADPEKVAADLLAQAEHGTNSQSVLITSSRAVAEEVSKQIERQLAILPTADAAGASWRDYGEIMLVADDEEMVKVSDQVASEHLEVMTRDPEWYLQRLTNYGSLFLGQNATVAYGDKGIGTNHVLPTSRAARYTGGLWVGKFIKTVTWQRVSDAANATVAPPFIRMADTEGMIGHADSMRLRIR; via the coding sequence ATGGAATATTTCAAGAAAGCCCCACCGCAGCCCGCAGCCGTCAATCAGGAAATTCAGGACACCGTGTCGCGCATCATCTCGGATGTTGAGAAAGAAGGCGTAGATGCGGTGCGCCGCTACAGCGAGAAGTTCGACGGCTTTGCGCCCGCTGAACTTCGCCTGTCTGAAGCCGATATTCAGGCGCAGCTGAGCGGTCTGGATGAGCGGGTCACGAGCGCGATTGATTTCAGCATCGCTCAGGTCAAGCACTTCGCCGAACTTCAGCGCCGCACCCTGACCGACTTTGAGGAAGAGACGCTGCCGGGCGTGACCATCGGACAGAAGCAGATTCCGGTGAATGCGGTGGGGTCGTATATTCCCGGCGGGCGGTACCCCATTCTGGCCTCGGCGGTCATGACCATCGGCGTGCCGAAGGTGGCGGGCGTGAAGCGCATCGTGGCGTGTGCGCCGATTCAGCGCGGCACCGGCAAAGTCAATGCCCTGCAGCTGTACGGCATGGTCAAGAGTGGTGCCGACGAGATCTACGCGATTGGCGGCGCTCAGGCGATGGCGGCGATGGCCTTCGGGCTGGACGGTGCGCCGCCGCTGGAAGCCGTGGATATGATCGTGGGTGCAGGAAATGCCTACGTTGCCGAGGCCAAGCGACAGCTGTTCGGCGTGGTGGGCATCGATCTGCTGGCTGGGCCGACCGAAATCTGCATTCTGGCCGATGAAAGTGCAGACCCTGAAAAGGTGGCCGCCGATCTGCTGGCCCAGGCCGAGCACGGTACCAACTCACAGTCGGTCCTGATCACGTCGTCGCGTGCGGTGGCCGAAGAGGTGAGCAAGCAGATCGAGCGCCAGCTTGCCATCCTGCCCACCGCCGACGCTGCCGGCGCGTCCTGGCGCGATTACGGCGAGATCATGCTGGTGGCAGACGACGAGGAAATGGTGAAGGTGTCGGATCAGGTGGCCTCCGAGCATCTGGAAGTGATGACCCGTGACCCGGAGTGGTATCTGCAGCGCCTGACCAACTACGGCTCGCTGTTCCTGGGCCAGAACGCCACCGTCGCTTACGGCGACAAGGGCATCGGCACCAACCACGTGCTGCCCACCAGCCGCGCCGCCCGGTACACCGGGGGGCTGTGGGTGGGCAAATTCATCAAGACCGTGACCTGGCAGCGAGTCTCGGACGCCGCGAACGCCACCGTTGCCCCGCCCTTTATCCGCATGGCCGACACCGAGGGCATGATCGGTCACGCCGATTCCATGCGCCTGCGCATTCGCTAG
- a CDS encoding ester cyclase, giving the protein MPSEDLTPNLYAHDPDELRSAVGADSPLLHDLHRVWNDKALGLIYEDYAHNTPFHLESAEHYGRDAVMTIALQTLAAFPDLRVLDTETIWSGNEQDGTVSQRVTWSGRHLGHGIYGPPSGAAVQIRVLVQRRLRVGRVVEEWLVRDEAALLRQLGHDPGEWISRQPQSAAPAASQTHGELVRAQGQQAPPLVLEGDPSNPAELPGRLYGLIWNARMLSAVSDFYAPDAVIWGPGNRRLQGHADLQAFLLQLLSAFPDAVLQPDEVTYQGNKVAARWTFMGTHDGPSVYGPPAASAYASPASATLA; this is encoded by the coding sequence GTGCCCTCTGAAGACCTGACCCCCAACCTGTATGCCCACGATCCGGACGAACTCAGGAGCGCAGTTGGAGCCGACTCGCCCCTGCTTCATGACCTACACCGCGTCTGGAACGACAAAGCGCTTGGCCTGATCTACGAGGACTACGCCCACAACACGCCGTTTCATCTGGAAAGCGCCGAACACTACGGGCGTGACGCGGTGATGACCATCGCGCTTCAGACGCTGGCCGCCTTTCCCGACCTGCGCGTGCTGGACACTGAAACGATCTGGAGTGGCAACGAACAGGACGGCACGGTTTCGCAGCGCGTCACCTGGAGTGGTCGGCACCTCGGACATGGCATCTATGGGCCACCCAGCGGGGCAGCCGTGCAGATTCGCGTTCTCGTGCAGCGGCGGCTGCGAGTGGGGCGGGTGGTGGAAGAGTGGCTGGTACGTGACGAGGCCGCCCTGCTGCGCCAGCTGGGGCACGACCCAGGCGAGTGGATCAGCCGCCAGCCACAGAGCGCCGCGCCCGCAGCCTCGCAGACCCACGGCGAACTGGTCCGGGCTCAGGGACAGCAGGCTCCGCCACTCGTGCTGGAGGGCGACCCGTCCAATCCCGCCGAACTGCCCGGACGGCTGTACGGCCTGATCTGGAATGCCCGAATGCTCAGCGCGGTCAGCGACTTCTACGCGCCGGACGCGGTGATCTGGGGGCCGGGCAACCGCCGCCTTCAGGGGCACGCCGACCTGCAAGCCTTCCTGCTGCAACTGCTCTCGGCCTTCCCCGACGCGGTTCTTCAGCCCGACGAGGTGACGTATCAGGGTAATAAGGTGGCCGCCCGCTGGACGTTCATGGGCACCCACGACGGCCCCAGCGTGTACGGCCCCCCAGCGGCCAGCGCGTACGCGTCACCGGCATCAGCCACTTTGGCCTGA
- a CDS encoding ester cyclase, whose product MTTDSTLPVFDFATRPDYAEFVEAAGSGRRHALSGFDADYVDIVDYIVRCTHKIWEEKAIGLIYTHYAHNALVHTASGGSFYGREQVVQNTLQNQAIWGDLRAYADDVIWGGDEEAGYYTSHRHVNTATHSGYTEYGPPTGRKIFYWGIADCLIRRNLIVEEWLTHDGVTIIKQMGYDPLALAKRAVLPATPHTHGEIDRLPTGQQSPAFAVVPDGREDPQGFIRAVVQNMWNARLINMVREHYAPTAVAFVPDSRKLYGHGDYENFVITLMACFPDLAVNIDHQCVLGDAERGYRVATRCTFQGTHEGYGPYGAPTGRRISMIVISHQSVQDGKITREWTVFNEFELLKQLYGQIGALGAL is encoded by the coding sequence GTGACCACCGATTCCACCCTGCCCGTCTTCGACTTCGCCACCCGCCCCGATTACGCCGAGTTCGTGGAGGCGGCCGGGAGTGGGCGCAGACACGCCCTGAGCGGCTTCGACGCCGATTACGTGGACATCGTGGATTATATCGTCCGGTGTACCCACAAGATCTGGGAAGAGAAGGCCATCGGGCTGATCTATACCCACTACGCGCACAATGCGCTGGTTCACACCGCCAGCGGGGGCAGCTTCTACGGGCGCGAACAGGTGGTGCAGAACACCCTGCAAAATCAGGCGATCTGGGGCGATCTGCGGGCCTACGCCGACGACGTGATCTGGGGCGGAGACGAGGAAGCGGGCTATTACACGTCTCACCGCCACGTCAACACCGCAACACATAGCGGGTACACCGAATACGGCCCGCCCACAGGCCGCAAAATTTTTTACTGGGGCATTGCCGACTGCCTGATCCGCCGGAATCTGATCGTGGAAGAGTGGCTGACCCACGACGGCGTGACCATCATCAAGCAGATGGGCTATGACCCGCTGGCCCTGGCGAAACGGGCGGTGCTGCCCGCGACGCCGCACACGCACGGCGAGATTGACCGCCTGCCCACCGGCCAGCAGTCGCCCGCCTTCGCCGTCGTGCCAGACGGCAGGGAAGACCCGCAAGGCTTTATTCGCGCTGTCGTCCAGAACATGTGGAATGCCCGCCTGATCAATATGGTGCGCGAGCATTACGCCCCGACCGCTGTGGCCTTTGTGCCCGACTCGCGCAAACTGTACGGACACGGCGATTACGAGAATTTCGTGATTACTCTGATGGCCTGCTTTCCCGATCTGGCGGTCAATATCGATCATCAGTGCGTGCTGGGCGACGCCGAGCGAGGGTACCGCGTGGCGACTCGCTGCACTTTTCAGGGCACCCACGAGGGTTACGGGCCGTATGGCGCACCCACCGGGCGGCGCATCTCGATGATCGTGATCAGTCATCAGAGTGTTCAGGACGGCAAGATCACGCGGGAATGGACGGTCTTCAACGAATTTGAACTGCTCAAGCAGCTGTACGGGCAGATCGGGGCGTTGGGTGCCCTCTGA
- a CDS encoding ester cyclase gives MTHRKRTPPQAESDQSVSARPARRASAPARERKRKTMEDTATLPVFDFAVRPDYSEFALAANTGRRQPLRGFDADYTDIVDYIVRCTHKIWEEKAVGLIYTHYAHNILVHYSSGIMYGREAMMTNTLQRIAMYAERRAYADDVIWSGNETDGFYSSHRVSSVGTHTGYSEYGPPSGRKIHRWGIADCFVRENRIVEEWLASDTLTEIRQMGFDPLALAKRAVLPRTPWTHGEIDRLPTGQQSPEFAAVPDGREDPQGFIRAVVQNMWNARLINLVREHYSAGHVAFLPDSRKLYGHGDYENFVITMMACFPDLAVNIDHQCMQGDERGGYRVATRCTFQGTHEGYGPYGAPTGRRIFLIVISHHIIRNGKIVQEWTIFDEYALLKQLYGHLEA, from the coding sequence GTGACCCACAGAAAACGAACGCCCCCGCAGGCCGAGTCCGATCAGTCCGTCTCGGCGCGTCCAGCCCGCAGGGCGAGCGCCCCGGCACGGGAACGCAAAAGGAAGACCATGGAAGATACCGCCACTCTCCCCGTATTCGATTTCGCTGTCCGCCCCGACTATTCCGAATTTGCACTGGCCGCCAACACCGGACGCCGCCAGCCACTCCGGGGCTTTGACGCCGATTACACCGATATCGTGGACTATATCGTCCGGTGTACCCACAAGATCTGGGAAGAGAAGGCGGTCGGGCTGATCTACACCCACTACGCCCACAACATCCTGGTGCATTATTCCAGCGGCATCATGTATGGACGCGAAGCGATGATGACCAACACCCTTCAGCGCATCGCCATGTACGCGGAACGCCGCGCCTACGCCGACGACGTGATCTGGAGCGGCAACGAAACAGACGGGTTTTACAGCTCGCACCGCGTTTCCAGCGTCGGCACCCACACCGGGTACAGCGAGTACGGCCCGCCCAGCGGGCGCAAAATCCACCGCTGGGGCATTGCCGACTGCTTCGTGCGCGAGAACCGCATCGTGGAAGAGTGGCTGGCCTCCGATACCCTGACCGAGATCCGGCAGATGGGCTTCGATCCGCTGGCCCTGGCGAAACGGGCGGTGCTGCCGCGCACGCCCTGGACGCACGGCGAGATCGACCGTCTGCCCACCGGTCAGCAATCGCCGGAATTCGCCGCCGTGCCAGACGGCAGGGAAGACCCGCAGGGCTTTATTCGCGCTGTCGTCCAGAACATGTGGAATGCCCGCCTGATCAATCTGGTGCGCGAGCATTACTCTGCCGGGCACGTCGCGTTCCTGCCCGATTCTCGCAAACTGTACGGACACGGCGATTACGAGAACTTCGTGATCACCATGATGGCCTGCTTTCCAGATCTGGCGGTCAATATCGACCATCAGTGCATGCAGGGCGACGAGCGCGGCGGATATCGCGTGGCGACCCGCTGCACCTTTCAGGGCACCCACGAGGGCTACGGGCCGTATGGCGCACCCACCGGGCGGCGCATCTTCCTGATCGTCATCAGCCACCACATCATCAGAAATGGCAAGATCGTGCAGGAATGGACGATCTTCGATGAATACGCTCTACTCAAGCAGTTATACGGCCATCTGGAGGCTTGA